A single region of the Malus sylvestris chromosome 8, drMalSylv7.2, whole genome shotgun sequence genome encodes:
- the LOC126632932 gene encoding F-box protein GID2-like has protein sequence MKRASSGDDSMAATESLADVKMKRVKVEEEEVEVEVADCVDMDELKGAGFSNLDDNLIFEVFKHVDARTLGMASCVSKQWHKTAEDERLWELICTRHWANTGCGSQQLRSVVLALGGFRRLHAHYIWRLSKASSSSSSVPSFSSAASSSDSPWAAAPVKPMLNPKPPSARWGKDEVNLSLSLFSIRFYERMNYANRGR, from the coding sequence ATGAAGCGAGCATCATCGGGGGACGATTCGATGGCGGCGACGGAGAGCTTGGCGGATGTGAAGATGAAGAGGGTtaaggtggaggaggaggaggtggaggtggaggtggctGACTGCGTTGACATGGATGAGCTGAAAGGGGCGGGGTTTTCGAATCTGGACGACAATCTGATCTTCGAGGTGTTCAAGCACGTGGATGCGCGGACGTTGGGGATGGCGTCGTGCGTGAGCAAGCAGTGGCACAAGACGGCGGAGGATGAGCGGCTCTGGGAGCTGATATGCACCAGGCACTGGGCCAACACCGGCTGCGGCAGCCAGCAGCTGAGATCTGTGGTCCTCGCTCTCGGTGGGTTCCGGCGGCTTCACGCCCACTACATCTGGCGTCTCAGCAAGGCCTCCTCCTCCTCGAGCTCCGTCCCTTCTTTCTCGTCGGCGGCGTCCTCCTCTGATTCGCCTTGGGCGGCGGCTCCGGTGAAGCCGATGCTGAACCCGAAGCCGCCGAGCGCTCGGTGGGGAAAGGACGAGGTGAATCTGTCTCTCTCGCTTTTCTCGATTCGGTTTTACGAGAGGATGAACTACGCAAACAGAGGAAGATGA